A genomic segment from Desulfurispirillum indicum S5 encodes:
- a CDS encoding TRAP transporter permease codes for MTPAKQPPTPEELERITQSETGGRQPMGIQGKIIWTVALTWSLFQLWYASPLPFALGFGVFNTTEARSIHLSFAVFLALTAYPALKSSPRDSIPTLDWILAIAATMSASYLYFFYDSLATRAGAPITQDLVVAVIGIILLLEATRRSLGLPLMIVAIVFLGYTFFGPYMPELISHRGASLGRTMSHQWLTTEGVFGVAIGVSSSFVFLFVLFGSLLERAGAGAYFIKVAFSLLGHMRGGPAKAAVVASGFSGIISGSSIANVVTTGTFTIPLMKRVGFPGTKAGAIEVAASTNGQLTPPIMGAAAFLMVEYVGISYLEVIKHALLPAIISYIALIYIVHLEAVKANMKGLPRTAQSSMARSALSFVGTFLGMCLLSLLVYYGVGWTRDVFGPVASVVLAVAMGVAYVALLRVASRYPDSGEELSVESLKEVPALKPILLSGLHFLLPVFVLVWCLMVERFSPGLSAFWATTFMVFILITQRPVLAFFRRSGDIVPAVYRGIDDLFSGLVTGARNMIGIGVATATAGIVVGTVTLTGIGLVMTDLVEFISGGNLMLMLIFTAIISLILGMGLPTTANYIVVSTLMAPVIVALGAQHGLIVPLIAVHLFVFYFGILADDTPPVGLAAYAAAAISRSDPIATGIQGFTYDMRTAILPFMFIFNTQLLLIDIPNVWELIFTVVGAIGAMLTFASATQGYWMVKNRLWESLVMLVVAFSLFRPGFWMDMIYHPMTKLDPVHIGEVAEKVPPHDTLRMRVAGETFDGREFDRIILLPLGKKGADGMTRIEETGLILHTTDDQRVIVDMVVFGSKAQQMGFDFDWEILYVEREEDQPPKHLIFIPAIATMVAIGMLQRRRQKLQAT; via the coding sequence ATGACACCAGCCAAACAGCCACCCACTCCTGAGGAGCTGGAGCGGATCACACAATCAGAGACCGGAGGCCGCCAGCCAATGGGAATCCAGGGGAAAATCATCTGGACCGTGGCGTTGACATGGTCGCTGTTTCAGCTCTGGTATGCCTCGCCCCTGCCATTTGCGCTGGGTTTCGGGGTCTTTAATACCACCGAAGCACGCTCCATCCACCTTTCCTTTGCGGTATTCCTGGCCCTGACAGCTTATCCGGCCCTGAAGAGCTCGCCCCGCGACTCCATCCCCACACTCGACTGGATACTGGCCATCGCGGCAACCATGAGCGCCAGCTACCTCTACTTCTTCTATGACAGTCTGGCGACTCGTGCCGGAGCTCCCATCACCCAGGATCTGGTGGTGGCCGTTATCGGCATTATCCTGCTGCTGGAAGCAACGCGACGCTCCCTGGGGCTCCCCCTGATGATCGTAGCCATTGTCTTTCTCGGTTATACATTTTTCGGCCCCTATATGCCGGAACTCATCTCCCACCGGGGTGCCAGCCTGGGACGCACCATGTCCCACCAGTGGCTGACCACTGAAGGGGTCTTCGGCGTGGCCATTGGCGTATCCTCAAGCTTTGTGTTTCTCTTTGTCCTTTTTGGTTCTCTGCTTGAGCGAGCTGGGGCCGGAGCCTACTTTATTAAAGTCGCCTTCTCCCTGCTGGGACACATGCGCGGCGGACCAGCCAAAGCCGCCGTGGTTGCCTCCGGCTTCAGTGGCATCATTTCCGGTTCTTCCATAGCCAATGTGGTCACCACCGGAACCTTTACCATCCCGCTCATGAAGCGGGTCGGCTTCCCCGGCACCAAGGCGGGCGCCATAGAGGTTGCGGCCTCTACCAATGGCCAGCTGACACCTCCCATCATGGGCGCTGCGGCATTCCTGATGGTGGAGTACGTGGGAATATCCTATCTGGAAGTCATCAAGCACGCCCTCCTGCCCGCCATCATCTCCTACATCGCCCTCATCTATATCGTGCACCTGGAAGCCGTCAAAGCCAACATGAAAGGCCTGCCCCGCACGGCTCAGTCCTCCATGGCCCGCAGCGCGCTGTCCTTTGTGGGAACCTTCCTGGGTATGTGTCTTCTCTCCCTGCTGGTCTATTACGGGGTGGGCTGGACCCGCGATGTTTTCGGTCCCGTGGCCTCCGTGGTGCTGGCCGTGGCCATGGGCGTGGCCTATGTCGCGCTTCTGCGCGTGGCTTCCCGCTACCCTGACAGCGGCGAGGAACTGTCGGTGGAGTCCCTCAAGGAAGTCCCGGCCCTCAAGCCCATTCTCCTTTCCGGACTGCACTTCCTGCTGCCGGTCTTTGTCCTGGTATGGTGCCTGATGGTGGAGCGTTTCAGCCCGGGCCTTTCCGCCTTCTGGGCTACCACCTTCATGGTCTTTATCCTGATTACCCAGCGGCCTGTACTGGCCTTCTTCCGCCGCTCCGGCGATATTGTTCCCGCCGTGTATCGAGGCATTGATGATCTGTTCAGCGGCCTGGTTACCGGCGCGCGGAACATGATCGGCATCGGCGTGGCAACGGCTACCGCCGGCATCGTGGTGGGTACCGTGACCCTGACCGGTATCGGGCTCGTCATGACGGATCTGGTAGAATTCATCTCCGGTGGCAACCTTATGCTCATGCTGATCTTTACGGCGATCATCAGTCTGATTCTGGGGATGGGCCTGCCCACCACTGCCAACTATATCGTCGTATCCACCCTGATGGCTCCGGTCATCGTGGCCCTGGGCGCACAACACGGGCTCATCGTGCCCCTGATCGCTGTCCACCTCTTTGTCTTCTACTTCGGGATTCTGGCCGACGACACTCCGCCGGTGGGGCTGGCGGCCTATGCCGCTGCCGCCATATCGCGCAGTGATCCCATTGCCACCGGCATCCAGGGTTTTACCTACGATATGCGCACCGCGATCCTGCCCTTTATGTTCATATTCAATACACAGCTGCTGCTGATTGACATTCCCAACGTCTGGGAACTGATCTTTACCGTAGTGGGTGCCATTGGAGCCATGCTTACCTTCGCCTCCGCCACCCAGGGATACTGGATGGTGAAGAACCGCCTGTGGGAATCCCTGGTCATGCTGGTAGTGGCCTTCAGCCTCTTCCGTCCCGGATTCTGGATGGATATGATCTACCATCCCATGACCAAACTCGACCCGGTACACATTGGCGAAGTTGCCGAGAAGGTGCCGCCCCATGACACCCTGCGCATGCGCGTGGCTGGTGAGACCTTTGACGGCCGCGAATTTGATCGCATCATCCTGCTGCCCCTGGGAAAAAAAGGCGCTGACGGCATGACGCGCATTGAAGAGACGGGCCTTATACTCCACACCACCGACGATCAGCGGGTTATCGTGGACATGGTGGTCTTCGGCAGCAAAGCGCAGCAGATGGGCTTTGACTTCGACTGGGAAATCCTCTATGTGGAGC
- a CDS encoding TAXI family TRAP transporter solute-binding subunit, with protein sequence MTFRKYLKRALVGTAAVAISLTFASNVSAQRSQQQFVTIGTGGVTGVYYPVGGAICRLVNANRADHGIRCTVESTGGSIFNLNSIRAGELDVGIVQSDWQYHAYHGTSRFSDAGPNKNLRALFSIHPEAFTVIARKDANATKFADLRGKRVSIGDPGSGQRASMDLLLETLGWDHSVFSATFDLKAAEQSIALCNNQIDAMVYFVGHPNGSIQEATTTCDSVIVEVAGEAVEKMIAERPYYRTATIPGGMYRGNPNDVQTFGVGALLVASTNVPENVVYQMVKSLFEGLDQFKRLHPALEHLDKESMVSDAIAIPLHPGAEKYFREVGLIK encoded by the coding sequence ATGACTTTCAGAAAGTACCTGAAACGGGCACTGGTAGGCACTGCCGCCGTTGCCATTTCACTGACCTTTGCATCCAACGTTTCGGCCCAGCGTTCACAGCAGCAGTTTGTCACCATTGGAACTGGTGGAGTAACAGGTGTTTATTATCCCGTTGGCGGCGCAATTTGCCGTCTGGTCAATGCCAATCGCGCTGACCATGGTATCCGCTGCACCGTGGAATCAACCGGCGGTTCTATTTTCAACCTCAACAGCATCCGCGCCGGCGAACTTGACGTGGGAATTGTACAGTCCGACTGGCAGTACCATGCCTATCACGGCACCAGCCGTTTCTCCGATGCCGGCCCCAACAAAAATCTGCGCGCCCTGTTCTCCATCCACCCTGAAGCCTTTACCGTGATCGCACGCAAAGACGCCAACGCCACCAAATTTGCTGATCTTCGCGGCAAGCGCGTGAGCATCGGTGACCCTGGCTCAGGACAACGTGCTTCCATGGACCTGCTGCTGGAAACCCTTGGCTGGGATCACTCCGTGTTCAGCGCCACCTTCGACCTGAAGGCAGCTGAGCAATCCATCGCCCTGTGCAATAACCAGATAGACGCCATGGTCTACTTTGTCGGCCACCCCAATGGTTCCATTCAGGAAGCCACGACCACCTGCGACAGTGTTATCGTTGAAGTCGCCGGTGAAGCGGTGGAAAAGATGATCGCCGAGCGTCCCTACTACCGTACTGCCACTATCCCCGGCGGCATGTACCGCGGCAACCCCAATGATGTACAAACTTTTGGCGTTGGAGCTCTTCTGGTCGCGTCCACCAACGTCCCCGAGAACGTGGTCTACCAGATGGTCAAGTCTCTCTTTGAAGGCCTTGACCAGTTCAAGCGCCTGCACCCGGCCCTTGAGCACCTGGATAAAGAATCCATGGTCTCCGATGCCATTGCCATCCCCCTGCATCCCGGTGCGGAAAAATACTTCCGGGAAGTCGGACTCATCAAGTAA
- a CDS encoding response regulator gives MATILLIEDNELNCDMLTRRLTRKGYEVITAGDGAEGLRKATEHQPDLILMDMSLPVMDGWEATRRIRDNQRTTHIPVLALTAHALPEDRRRAFEVGCSDFETKPVHLPQLLEKIADLLEKCGK, from the coding sequence ATGGCGACCATTCTCCTCATCGAGGACAATGAACTGAACTGTGACATGCTGACCAGGCGCCTGACACGCAAAGGATATGAGGTCATCACGGCTGGTGATGGAGCGGAGGGTTTACGTAAGGCCACCGAGCATCAGCCCGATCTGATCCTGATGGATATGAGCCTGCCGGTTATGGATGGCTGGGAGGCGACGCGCAGAATCCGCGATAACCAGCGCACCACTCATATCCCGGTGCTGGCGTTGACAGCTCATGCTCTGCCTGAGGATAGACGCCGGGCCTTTGAGGTCGGCTGCAGTGATTTTGAGACCAAGCCGGTACATTTGCCACAGCTTCTGGAGAAGATAGCCGACTTGCTTGAAAAGTGCGGGAAATAG
- a CDS encoding flagellar basal body P-ring protein FlgI, translated as MQRIIDTLYLLIPLALAAFLMVAPLNAAPVASLKEIATVEGVRYNQLIGYGLVVGLDGTGDGSRTGFTNQSLTNMLSRMGISAHPDDINVDNVAAVMVTAMLPPFASPGARIDITVSSMGNADSLQGGTLLLTPLKAPNGDVYAVAQGQVSLGGSADAAHATAGRIVNGAIVERSIPFSLEGRSSITLLLKNADFIAANNAQDAINNQYGEEIAHARSSGVIEVIVPESLRNNIPRFIAQLETIPVQLSNSGKIIVNERTGTIVVGSDIRLSTVAVSHGNLTVRIEPQFNEEGEVVEPGRNDRVALFENGISIGNVVDALNRMGMTAEDMIAILQAMKQAGALSGDLEFI; from the coding sequence ATGCAACGTATAATCGACACCCTCTACCTGCTTATTCCCCTCGCGCTGGCTGCCTTCCTGATGGTCGCGCCACTTAATGCTGCCCCCGTGGCATCCCTGAAGGAAATCGCCACCGTCGAAGGCGTCCGCTACAATCAACTCATCGGCTACGGCCTGGTGGTTGGACTGGATGGCACCGGTGACGGCAGCCGCACCGGCTTCACCAATCAGTCACTGACAAACATGCTCAGTCGCATGGGCATTTCCGCCCATCCTGACGACATTAACGTCGACAACGTCGCTGCCGTCATGGTCACCGCCATGCTGCCTCCCTTTGCCAGTCCGGGAGCTCGTATCGACATCACCGTTTCCAGCATGGGCAACGCCGACAGCCTGCAGGGTGGCACCCTGCTGTTGACCCCACTGAAGGCTCCCAATGGAGATGTGTACGCCGTCGCCCAGGGGCAGGTGAGCCTAGGTGGCTCCGCCGATGCCGCCCATGCCACCGCCGGCAGGATTGTCAATGGAGCCATTGTCGAGCGCTCCATTCCCTTCAGCCTTGAAGGCCGCAGCAGCATCACCCTGCTGCTCAAGAATGCGGACTTTATCGCCGCCAACAACGCTCAGGATGCCATTAACAATCAATATGGCGAAGAAATAGCCCATGCACGCTCCTCCGGCGTCATCGAAGTGATTGTGCCGGAAAGTCTCAGGAACAACATCCCCCGCTTTATCGCACAGCTGGAAACCATTCCCGTGCAACTCTCCAATTCCGGCAAGATCATCGTCAACGAACGCACTGGAACCATCGTGGTGGGTTCGGATATTCGCCTGAGCACCGTCGCCGTCAGCCACGGCAATCTGACCGTGCGCATTGAGCCACAGTTCAATGAAGAGGGAGAAGTGGTTGAACCCGGACGCAACGACCGGGTCGCTCTCTTTGAAAATGGAATAAGCATCGGCAATGTGGTGGATGCGCTCAATCGCATGGGCATGACCGCCGAGGACATGATCGCCATTCTGCAGGCCATGAAGCAGGCAGGTGCCCTCAGTGGTGATCTGGAATTCATCTGA
- a CDS encoding flagellar basal body L-ring protein FlgH, with product MRVLLLLFSALTLVGCSQKVQYTIPELSHVEDYEVAPDDRSVQNGSLWSDTNVTSIYFLDQKARRINDIITVRVVESSSASNSGNVATSRDSSVNMGVTSVLGKERGSLNPAVQANAGNSFAGSGQLQKADNITATVSTRIVKVLNNGNMVLRGKREIMIDNEKQMLFVSGVIRPEDIDADNTVMSSALADAQIMYTGSGALAASRKPGWGTTFLNTIWPF from the coding sequence ATGCGTGTCTTACTTCTGCTCTTCAGTGCCCTGACCCTGGTGGGGTGCTCACAGAAAGTTCAGTATACCATTCCCGAGCTCAGTCACGTGGAAGACTATGAAGTCGCCCCCGATGATCGCAGCGTACAAAATGGAAGTCTCTGGAGTGACACCAATGTCACCAGCATCTACTTCCTCGACCAGAAAGCCCGTCGTATCAACGACATCATCACCGTGCGAGTTGTCGAATCCAGCTCGGCCAGTAACAGCGGCAACGTTGCCACTTCCCGCGACAGCTCGGTGAATATGGGAGTCACTTCAGTGCTTGGCAAAGAGCGAGGATCACTGAATCCCGCCGTGCAGGCAAACGCGGGGAACAGCTTCGCCGGTTCCGGGCAGCTCCAGAAAGCCGACAACATTACCGCCACCGTATCTACGCGCATCGTGAAGGTACTCAATAACGGCAATATGGTTCTGCGTGGCAAGCGCGAAATCATGATCGACAACGAGAAACAGATGCTCTTTGTCAGCGGGGTCATCCGCCCCGAGGACATTGACGCCGACAACACCGTCATGTCCTCCGCCCTCGCCGATGCCCAGATCATGTATACCGGCAGTGGCGCACTGGCCGCTTCGCGCAAACCGGGCTGGGGCACCACCTTCCTGAACACCATCTGGCCATTCTAG
- the rpe gene encoding ribulose-phosphate 3-epimerase, whose amino-acid sequence MIRIAPSILSADFARLGEDIDRCTGADLIHVDVMDGHFVPNITIGPPVVASLKKHTSVPLDVHLMIANPQQYVEAFAAAGADIITLHAESDVHLHRAIHQVKALGRQVGVSLNPATPLCMIEEVLPDLDMVLIMSVNPGFGGQKFIDASLDKIRRLRAMISATGKDISIEVDGGVTMDNIAQIHRAGADTFVAGSAIFSTPDYGHTINALRQQCR is encoded by the coding sequence ATGATTCGCATTGCACCAAGTATTCTCTCTGCCGACTTCGCCCGCCTTGGGGAAGACATCGACCGCTGCACCGGCGCGGATCTCATCCATGTGGATGTCATGGATGGCCATTTCGTACCGAACATCACCATCGGCCCCCCCGTGGTCGCCTCCCTGAAAAAGCACACCAGCGTCCCCCTTGATGTTCACCTGATGATTGCCAACCCACAGCAGTATGTTGAAGCGTTCGCTGCGGCCGGAGCTGATATCATCACCCTGCACGCCGAATCCGACGTCCACCTGCACCGGGCGATCCACCAGGTAAAAGCCCTCGGCAGACAGGTTGGCGTTTCCCTCAATCCCGCTACGCCCCTGTGCATGATAGAAGAAGTTCTGCCCGACCTGGACATGGTGCTTATCATGAGCGTCAACCCCGGCTTTGGCGGTCAGAAGTTCATCGACGCCTCACTGGACAAAATCCGTCGTCTGCGCGCCATGATCAGCGCCACAGGCAAGGATATTTCCATTGAAGTTGACGGAGGAGTGACCATGGACAACATCGCCCAGATCCACCGTGCCGGCGCTGACACCTTTGTGGCCGGCAGCGCCATATTCTCCACACCGGACTACGGGCACACCATCAACGCCCTGCGCCAGCAGTGCCGGTGA
- the uppS gene encoding polyprenyl diphosphate synthase: MNTTPEPHHDRETLPRHLGIIMDGNGRWAQQRGMERIEGHARGMEVARTIVTYLARRHIPYVTLYAFSTENWNRDAAEVAFLNLALKSYLEEEMPIMMENNIRFRAIGTIDRFSSELVRLIREAEERSASNTGTTLVLAISYGGQQEVVDSVRNIGNKLLQGHMKLEDISIQTLLEHCYFPELGECDYIVRTSGEMRLSNFLTFQSAYSELYFTPTLWPDFTETEMAAALEDFTRRTRRFGK; encoded by the coding sequence TTGAATACCACCCCTGAGCCACATCACGACCGCGAGACCCTCCCACGCCACCTGGGTATCATCATGGATGGAAACGGGCGCTGGGCGCAGCAGCGAGGTATGGAGCGCATTGAAGGACACGCCAGGGGCATGGAGGTGGCTCGCACCATCGTCACCTACCTGGCCCGTCGCCATATTCCCTATGTGACCCTGTACGCCTTCAGTACCGAGAACTGGAATCGCGATGCCGCCGAAGTGGCATTTCTGAATCTTGCCCTCAAGAGCTATCTCGAAGAAGAGATGCCAATCATGATGGAAAACAATATCCGCTTCCGCGCCATCGGCACCATTGACCGCTTCTCGTCTGAGTTGGTGCGCCTGATCAGGGAAGCCGAAGAACGCTCAGCGAGCAATACCGGCACCACTCTGGTGCTGGCCATCTCCTATGGTGGGCAACAGGAAGTTGTTGACAGCGTTCGCAATATCGGCAATAAACTTCTGCAAGGGCATATGAAGCTGGAAGATATCTCTATTCAGACGCTCCTTGAGCACTGCTACTTCCCCGAGCTCGGCGAATGTGATTATATTGTTCGCACCAGCGGAGAGATGCGCTTGAGCAATTTTCTCACCTTCCAGTCCGCGTACAGCGAACTGTATTTCACGCCGACCCTGTGGCCCGACTTCACTGAAACGGAAATGGCAGCGGCGCTGGAGGACTTCACCCGACGCACACGACGCTTTGGCAAATAA
- the mltA gene encoding murein transglycosylase A, whose translation MQTDRSDWTHTCQATSSQNMDQRRILAFLHEHFEPYRVNPAAAQSRTLITGYYEPLLQGSLTSSDHFRYPVHRVPEDMLRIELGVQVQGTDPRGRLENRRVLPYWTRRDIDQGKARTPQPIAWVADPVDLFFLHVQGSGRIQLTDGSFVSVGFADHNGHPYRSIGRVLIDEGAISREEISMQAIRAWLRQNPERSMPLLHHNPRYIFFRELDPLRSPLGSAGVVLTPWRSVATDPASIPTGTPVFLQTRNPLSDEPITILTVAQDRGAAIKGPARIDLFFGFGQDAELLAGHMKEQGNLYIFLPKQPGP comes from the coding sequence GTGCAAACCGACCGCAGCGACTGGACCCACACCTGCCAGGCCACCTCCAGCCAGAACATGGATCAGCGACGTATCCTCGCCTTCCTGCACGAGCACTTCGAGCCGTACCGTGTCAATCCCGCCGCCGCGCAGTCCCGCACCTTGATCACCGGCTACTATGAACCCCTGCTGCAAGGCAGCCTCACGTCCAGCGACCACTTCCGCTATCCGGTACACAGAGTGCCCGAAGATATGCTGCGGATTGAACTGGGCGTCCAGGTTCAGGGGACCGACCCGCGGGGACGCCTGGAAAACCGGCGTGTTCTGCCCTACTGGACGCGCCGGGACATTGACCAGGGCAAGGCGCGCACCCCTCAACCCATCGCCTGGGTCGCTGACCCCGTCGACCTCTTCTTCCTTCACGTACAGGGCTCCGGACGAATTCAGCTGACCGATGGATCTTTTGTGTCCGTAGGATTTGCCGACCATAACGGGCACCCCTATCGCTCCATCGGCAGGGTTCTGATCGACGAAGGAGCCATCAGCCGTGAAGAGATATCAATGCAGGCCATCAGAGCCTGGCTCAGGCAGAACCCGGAGCGCAGCATGCCGTTGCTGCACCACAACCCGCGTTATATCTTCTTCCGCGAACTTGACCCGCTGCGCAGCCCCCTCGGCAGTGCCGGTGTCGTGCTCACCCCCTGGCGGTCGGTGGCAACCGACCCCGCCTCTATCCCCACAGGCACTCCGGTGTTTCTCCAGACCAGGAACCCGCTCAGCGACGAGCCCATCACAATCCTGACTGTAGCCCAGGATCGCGGGGCCGCCATCAAGGGGCCGGCCCGCATTGACCTGTTCTTCGGATTCGGTCAGGATGCGGAACTGCTGGCAGGTCACATGAAAGAGCAGGGAAATCTCTATATCTTCCTGCCGAAGCAGCCGGGGCCCTGA